In the genome of Flavivirga spongiicola, one region contains:
- a CDS encoding CoA-binding protein: protein MKKKTLVLGASLKPNRYSNYAIQRLVANEFEVVAFGLKKGEISGIVVDDELMPYRNLHTVTLYLNPKRQEDYYNYVVLLKPERVIFNPGTENPKFYKILKENNIPFEAACTLVLLATDQY, encoded by the coding sequence ATGAAAAAGAAAACACTAGTATTGGGGGCATCTTTAAAACCAAATAGGTATTCCAATTATGCTATACAAAGATTGGTTGCCAATGAGTTTGAGGTCGTTGCTTTTGGTCTGAAAAAAGGTGAAATTTCAGGAATAGTGGTTGATGATGAGTTAATGCCATATAGAAATTTGCATACAGTAACATTATACCTGAACCCTAAGAGACAGGAAGATTATTACAATTATGTAGTCTTGCTAAAACCGGAGCGTGTTATTTTTAACCCAGGAACAGAAAACCCTAAGTTTTATAAAATTTTAAAAGAAAATAATATTCCTTTTGAAGCAGCTTGCACCTTAGTTTTGCTTGCTACGGATCAATATTAA
- a CDS encoding sodium:solute symporter, which produces MSATQIMLLIAAYFGVLILISYLTGKEDSNEAFFKAKRQSPWFVVAFGMIGASLSGVTFISVPGWVEASQFSYMQVVFGYLAGYFVIAYVLLPIYYKLNVTSIYQYLESRFGIVSYKTGAFFFFISRVLGASFRLYLVAIVLQKFVFDAYGFPFWGTVTISILLIWLYTYKGGIKTIVWTDTLQTLFMLTAVIIAIILITSKLGWSFSDFLASDELKIYNKTFFTESFLAKNHLVKSFLGGMFIAICMTGLDQDMMQKNLTCKTLKDAQKNMISFSLVLVVVNFIFLLLGALLFIYANKFNIVTPMLDGKVKTDLLFPEIALNGGLSISLAVVFLLGLIAAAYSSADSALTSLTTSFCVDFLGIEKMEKSKQKGLRKRIHVLMSIVLIFVIVAFKYILDSNVIDNLLKVAGYTYGPLLGLFAFGIFTKFKVVDKYVWLVTLISVILSYLIGKIPAEQIGGYVIGYELLIINGFITFLGLILIRSKQN; this is translated from the coding sequence ATGTCTGCAACACAAATCATGCTACTTATAGCAGCTTATTTCGGCGTACTCATTCTTATATCGTATTTAACTGGCAAAGAAGATTCTAATGAAGCTTTCTTTAAGGCCAAAAGGCAATCTCCTTGGTTCGTTGTAGCTTTTGGAATGATTGGCGCCTCACTTTCCGGGGTCACATTTATTTCCGTTCCGGGTTGGGTTGAAGCTTCTCAATTTAGTTATATGCAGGTTGTTTTTGGGTATTTAGCCGGGTATTTTGTTATAGCCTATGTACTACTTCCTATATATTATAAGCTTAATGTGACTTCAATATATCAATATTTAGAAAGTCGCTTTGGCATCGTTAGTTATAAAACAGGTGCTTTTTTCTTTTTTATCTCAAGAGTTTTAGGTGCTTCTTTTCGATTATATCTGGTTGCTATTGTATTACAAAAGTTTGTTTTTGATGCTTATGGATTTCCATTTTGGGGAACTGTAACTATTTCAATCTTATTAATATGGTTATATACTTATAAAGGCGGCATTAAAACGATTGTCTGGACAGACACCTTACAAACCCTGTTTATGCTCACCGCAGTGATTATAGCTATCATTCTAATTACCAGCAAATTAGGTTGGAGTTTTTCAGATTTTTTAGCTTCTGATGAATTGAAGATCTATAATAAAACTTTTTTTACGGAGTCTTTTTTAGCAAAAAACCATCTTGTAAAGTCCTTTCTTGGAGGGATGTTTATTGCCATTTGTATGACAGGTTTAGACCAAGATATGATGCAAAAAAACTTAACCTGTAAAACACTTAAAGACGCACAAAAAAACATGATTTCTTTTAGTTTGGTTTTAGTTGTTGTCAATTTTATTTTCTTACTGCTAGGAGCCCTTCTATTTATTTATGCAAATAAATTTAATATAGTAACTCCAATGTTAGACGGCAAGGTGAAAACCGATTTACTGTTCCCAGAAATTGCACTAAATGGAGGTTTGAGTATTTCATTAGCAGTAGTATTTTTATTAGGTTTAATTGCAGCCGCTTACAGTAGTGCCGATAGTGCCTTAACATCACTAACCACCTCTTTTTGTGTAGACTTTCTAGGGATAGAAAAAATGGAGAAATCCAAACAAAAGGGCTTACGAAAACGCATCCATGTTTTGATGAGTATCGTTCTCATTTTTGTTATCGTAGCTTTTAAATATATTTTAGACAGCAACGTTATTGACAATCTTTTAAAAGTTGCAGGTTACACCTATGGCCCACTACTTGGGTTGTTTGCTTTTGGGATTTTTACGAAGTTTAAAGTTGTCGATAAATACGTTTGGCTTGTTACATTAATATCAGTAATACTCTCCTATTTAATCGGAAAAATTCCAGCGGAGCAAATTGGAGGTTATGTTATTGGCTACGAACTTCTCATAATCAATGGTTTTATAACATTTCTGGGATTAATATTGATCCGTAGCAAGCAAAACTAA
- the recR gene encoding recombination mediator RecR, whose protein sequence is MEFSSKLLERAVNEMSQLPGIGKRTALRLVLHMLRQPKEQTMALSEALQTMRNEVKFCKSCHNISDQDLCEICASPNRNESVICIVEDIKDVMAIENTSSFKGLYHVLGGKISPMDGIGPHDLNIESLVKKVKEGTINELIFALSSTMEGDTTNFYIYKQIQEYQIFTSTIARGISVGDELEYADEITLGRSIVNRIPFESSLKL, encoded by the coding sequence ATGGAATTTTCTTCGAAACTATTAGAGCGTGCAGTAAATGAAATGTCTCAACTACCAGGTATTGGTAAGCGGACAGCTTTACGATTAGTACTGCATATGTTAAGACAGCCAAAAGAGCAAACAATGGCGCTTTCTGAGGCTTTACAGACTATGCGTAATGAAGTTAAATTCTGTAAATCGTGTCATAACATAAGTGATCAAGATCTCTGCGAAATATGTGCTAGTCCAAATAGAAATGAAAGTGTTATTTGTATTGTTGAGGATATTAAAGATGTTATGGCGATAGAGAATACAAGCTCATTTAAAGGATTATATCATGTTTTAGGAGGTAAGATATCGCCCATGGATGGTATTGGTCCGCACGACTTGAATATAGAGTCTTTGGTAAAAAAAGTTAAAGAAGGCACAATAAACGAACTTATTTTTGCGTTAAGCTCGACTATGGAGGGGGACACCACCAATTTTTATATTTATAAACAAATTCAAGAATATCAAATTTTCACATCTACCATTGCAAGAGGGATCTCTGTTGGTGATGAATTGGAATATGCTGATGAAATTACTTTGGGAAGAAGTATTGTAAATAGAATTCCATTTGAAAGTTCATTAAAGTTATGA
- a CDS encoding outer membrane beta-barrel family protein — protein MYKLFLVCVLLFTISTHAYTTDPEKNADKTGTIIGKVLDAKLNQPLPYVNIIIKNTKGKIQTGGISLDDGTFKIEKVVEGDVIVSIQYIGYKTFNKEVTIGKGNYRVNLGNILLEEEAEGLDAITVVAEVSSIQQKVDRKVITIGKDLAATGTASELMVGLPSVSVDAQTGDVSLRGNQNVRVMVDGKLSNIPTAQLLKQIPSTAIKSIELITNPSAKYNPEGMSGIINIVLHKNTMVGFNGNISTTLSHEEEAKFNSAINLNYRTGKFNIFTNYSNNIAKGANNGHVFRPENNSEQFFEFLTNNKLHLFKVGIDVYINDKNTISLFTNQNVAKNITTSNTQAIFNDDNAFNQSQSLIGNDKNNTSQYNLDYKLDFKKEGHNIELEVDHNIYDGENPIDYMIFLGNQPNYQDFNETDRVSTTVNLDYVNPLSDTSKLELGLQARLFNTDIDFASTGESFNNSGTLGPTPSTVFDYTRDIYSAYATFSKKFDKWTYQVGVRAESVNVDALALRTGVVSNITTPEAFNNDYFELYPSAFFTYTPSDKNSYQLSYSRRVDRPGIGQVNPIKEWSTPLVSSFGNQFLEPQFTNSLELNYTRNLKDRKGSITAGVFYRAISDEINRALFIDDSDVTSGRIILTHDNFDDTSAYGVEVSSNYRPTKWWSINGSFDFYSQTQKGIAERLNAPIETATPDNIVTEIEEVDNVAWNFKMFNNFKVSKKISLTAFGFYRGQNKTIQFDIDPMYFVNLGARVSFAQGKGSFNLNFNDVFNTMHFSGEGSKPYQQDIFFNWESHTVSAGLSYRFGGGKYRAKSRKRRDKNEKSGSGGFL, from the coding sequence ATGTACAAGCTATTTTTAGTATGCGTTTTATTGTTTACAATATCTACACATGCATATACAACAGACCCCGAAAAAAATGCCGATAAAACCGGTACCATAATCGGAAAGGTATTAGACGCGAAACTAAACCAACCCTTACCTTACGTCAACATCATTATTAAAAACACCAAAGGTAAAATCCAAACTGGAGGCATCTCTTTGGATGACGGTACGTTTAAAATTGAAAAAGTCGTAGAAGGCGATGTTATTGTAAGTATTCAATATATAGGATACAAAACATTCAACAAAGAAGTTACTATAGGTAAAGGTAACTACAGAGTAAATTTAGGTAACATCTTACTGGAAGAGGAAGCAGAAGGCTTAGATGCCATTACTGTTGTAGCAGAAGTCTCTTCTATTCAACAAAAGGTAGACAGGAAAGTAATAACCATTGGGAAAGATTTAGCTGCCACTGGAACTGCTTCAGAATTAATGGTTGGTCTTCCATCTGTAAGTGTTGATGCTCAAACTGGAGATGTTAGTCTTAGAGGAAACCAAAACGTTAGGGTTATGGTCGATGGCAAATTATCTAATATCCCAACAGCTCAATTATTAAAACAAATTCCATCTACAGCCATAAAATCCATAGAATTAATTACAAATCCTTCTGCAAAGTATAACCCTGAAGGTATGAGCGGTATTATCAATATCGTTTTACATAAAAACACGATGGTTGGCTTTAATGGTAACATAAGCACAACATTATCTCATGAAGAAGAAGCAAAATTTAATAGTGCCATCAATTTAAATTATCGTACAGGTAAGTTTAATATATTTACTAATTACAGTAATAATATTGCTAAAGGGGCCAACAACGGCCATGTCTTTAGACCTGAAAACAATTCAGAGCAGTTTTTTGAGTTCTTAACAAATAATAAATTACATTTATTTAAAGTTGGCATTGATGTTTATATCAATGACAAAAACACGATTTCTTTATTCACAAATCAAAATGTTGCCAAGAACATTACTACAAGCAATACTCAAGCTATCTTTAACGATGATAATGCTTTTAACCAAAGTCAAAGTCTTATCGGAAATGATAAAAATAATACATCTCAATATAATTTAGATTATAAATTAGACTTTAAAAAAGAAGGACATAATATAGAGTTAGAAGTCGATCACAATATCTATGACGGAGAAAATCCCATTGATTATATGATCTTTTTAGGAAATCAGCCCAATTACCAGGACTTTAATGAAACAGACAGGGTCAGTACTACTGTAAATTTGGATTATGTAAATCCATTATCTGATACTTCAAAGTTAGAACTTGGGCTTCAAGCTAGATTATTTAACACTGATATTGATTTTGCTTCAACCGGAGAATCGTTTAATAATTCTGGTACTTTGGGGCCAACACCAAGTACTGTATTTGATTACACAAGAGATATTTATTCAGCCTATGCCACGTTTAGCAAAAAGTTTGATAAATGGACTTACCAAGTGGGGGTACGTGCAGAAAGTGTTAATGTAGATGCCTTAGCGTTACGAACAGGTGTCGTTTCTAATATAACAACGCCTGAAGCGTTTAATAATGATTATTTTGAATTATACCCTTCCGCCTTTTTTACTTACACGCCTTCAGATAAGAATTCATATCAATTGAGTTATAGCCGTCGTGTAGACCGCCCAGGTATAGGCCAGGTTAACCCTATTAAGGAGTGGAGCACACCACTTGTTTCTTCATTTGGTAATCAATTTTTAGAACCTCAGTTTACAAATTCTTTAGAATTAAATTATACAAGAAATTTAAAAGATCGTAAAGGGAGCATTACTGCAGGCGTATTTTACCGTGCTATTTCCGATGAAATTAACCGAGCTTTATTTATTGACGATAGTGATGTTACTTCTGGTAGAATTATTTTAACTCACGACAACTTTGACGACACTTCTGCTTATGGCGTAGAAGTATCATCAAACTATCGCCCTACAAAATGGTGGAGCATAAATGGTAGCTTTGATTTTTATTCTCAAACCCAAAAAGGAATTGCAGAAAGACTAAATGCTCCTATTGAAACTGCAACCCCAGATAATATTGTAACTGAGATTGAAGAAGTTGATAACGTCGCTTGGAATTTTAAAATGTTTAACAATTTTAAGGTTAGCAAAAAAATAAGCTTAACAGCTTTTGGCTTTTATAGAGGGCAAAATAAAACCATACAGTTTGACATAGACCCTATGTATTTTGTGAACCTTGGTGCCCGAGTGAGTTTTGCTCAAGGAAAAGGCTCATTTAATTTAAATTTTAACGATGTATTTAATACCATGCACTTTTCTGGAGAAGGCTCCAAGCCTTATCAACAAGACATTTTCTTTAACTGGGAAAGTCATACAGTATCCGCTGGTTTATCTTATCGATTTGGCGGTGGAAAATACCGTGCAAAATCTCGTAAGCGTCGTGATAAAAATGAAAAGTCTGGAAGTGGAGGTTTCCTATAA